One genomic window of Magnolia sinica isolate HGM2019 chromosome 3, MsV1, whole genome shotgun sequence includes the following:
- the LOC131239795 gene encoding receptor-like serine/threonine-protein kinase SD1-7 isoform X3, giving the protein MTSIILFFSFLPCICLLATASTNSITPTQPLTDGQILYSPNNYFQLKFFNPLDTKNRYVGIWCCPNDSLTNRFVWVANREKPLTDFGGVFAIQNGGGLVVLDGMKKAVWSSNTSYVMNNSSVAELLDSGNLVLREVNSVRVIWQSFDHLSDTLISGMKVGINLKTGETWTLRSWRNDRDPAPGSFTFGIDPQSLNQFFIWRRSILYWRGIFWNGTAFSSPPLNSFNYKIISSEDEVYFTILSPTDIDLYSFLVMKPEGIFEYSEIYSGGASISSTYLREDQCRVSGGGCGMFSSCNENGMPPCKCLPGFEPSLPRNWSSGDWTAGCRRRTPVPCRDLSEFILLKRVKLTPADYNEHMLALCGPPWVLHGCYSAYAFKNRSSDGDGDTCYYWSEGNLRGIIENDDEEEGSEWWDLYLGLTSSEFGDGGGNMQTTNSSNKKGALPQSVNKKGALPHPSHNKAELPLIVTVTVVIGILTLRPLIYCWWKMKDMVKGKRKNRLNGPMHQLGTHVPSANGFLDVPKKSNGLDVPLIDFESIQAATDNFSESNILGRGGFGTVYHGKLPAGEEIAVKRLSKFSGQGLLEFKNEVMLIAKLQHRNLVRLLGYCIEGDEKLLIYEYMLNKSLDFFLFDPNRCTLLDWEKRFNIILGISRGLVYLHQDSRLRIIHRDFKTSNILLDEEMNPKISDFGMARIFGGNQTQENTNRVVGTYGYMSPEYAADGIFSVKSDVFSFGIVLLEIISGKKNAGFYNYEHSLSLSGHAWRLWMEQKALDLVDPSLSETYNSCTAVKCINVGLLCVQENAADRPTMASIITMLDSETASLPTPKQPAFYIRSAHTTNSSNGPPNCSKNEVTNSTVEGR; this is encoded by the exons ATGACAAGTAttattctcttcttctcctttctaccCTGTATTTGCTTGCTTGCTACAGCTTCAACAAACTCTATAACTCCAACCCAACCACTTACAGACGGACAAATACTTTATTCACCCAACAATTATTTCCAACTCAAATTTTTCAATCCCTTGGATACCAAAAATCGCTATGTAGGGATATGGTGTTGCCCAAACGACTCATTAACGAACAGATTCGTCTGGGTCGCGAACAGAGAGAAGCCGCTTACAGATTTCGGGGGAGTTTTTGCCATCCAAAATGGCGGAGGTCTGGTTGTTCTGGATGGGATGAAGAAAGCAGTCTGGTCGTCAAACACTTCATATGTGATGAATAATTCTTCAGTTGCAGAGCTGTTGGATTCTGGAAATCTTGTGTTGAGAGAAGTGAATTCAGTAAGAGTCATTTGGCAGAGCTTCGATCATCTGTCCGATACACTTATCTCAGGGATGAAGGTCGGAATCAACCTGAAAACAGGAGAAACGTGGACGCTGAGATCGTGGAGAAATGATAGGGATCCAGCACCCGGTAGCTTTACATTTGGGATCGATCCTCAATCACTAAATCAGTTCTTCATATGGCGGAGATCCATTCTATACTGGAGAGGCATCTTCTGGAACGGGACTGCATTTAGTTCGCCTCCGTTGAATTCTTTCAACTACAAAATCATCAGCAGTGAAGATGAGGTCTATTTTACTATCCTCTCTCCTACTGATATTGATTTATATAGCTTTCTGGTGATGAAACCAGAGGGTATTTTTGAATATTCCGAAATATACAGTGGAGGAGCGTCCATTTCTTCCACGTATTTACGAGAGGATCAGTGTAGAGTTTCTGGTGGTGGCTGCGGAATGTTTAGTAGCTGCAACGAAAATGGTATGCCACCATGCAAGTGCTTGCCAGGGTTTGAGCCCTCATTACCTCGCAACTGGAGCTCTGGAGACTGGACAGCTGGGTGCAGAAGGAGGACTCCAGTGCCATGCCGTGATCTGAGTGAGTTCATACTTTTGAAAAGGGTGAAACTCACTCCTGCAGATTATAATGAACATATGTTAGCTTTATGCGGACCGCCTTGGGTACTTCATGGCTGCTACAGTGCATATGCCTTCAAAAATAGGAGCAGCGATGGTGATGGTGATACTTGTTACTACTGGTCTGAAGGCAATTTGAGGGGAATTATAGAGAATGATGACGAAGAAGAAGGATCGGAGTGGTGGGACCTATACTTAGGGCTTACATCTTCTGAGTTTGGTG ATGGTGGTGGTAATATGCAAACAACAAATTCATCCAACAAGAAGGGAGCATTGCCGCAGTCAGTCAATAAGAAGGGAGCATTGCCGCATCCATCCCATAACAAGGCAGAATTGCCACTAATTGTCACGGTAACTGTTGTCATTGGAATTCTTACATTGAGACCATTAATCTATTGTTGGTGGAAGATGAAGGACATGGTAAAAG GAAAGCGGAAGAACAGGCTGAATGGACCCATGCATCAATTAGGCACACACGTTCCAAGTGCCAATGGGTTTCTAGATGTACCTAAGAAGAGCAATGGCCTTGATGTACCACTTATAGATTTTGAAAGCATACAAGCAGCTACAGACAACTTCTCGGAATCAAATATACTTGGAAGAGGGGGTTTTGGAACTGTGTACCAT GGTAAGCTGCCCGCGGGAGAAGAAATAGCAGTGAAAAGACTTTCAAAGTTTTCTGGGCAAGGCCTATTGGAGTTCAAGAATGAGGTTATGTTAATTGCGAAACTTCAGCATAGAAATCTCGTTAGGCTCTTGGGTTATTGCATTGAGGGAGATGAAAAACTGCTCATCTATGAGTACATGCTGAACAAAAGCTTGGACTTCTTTCTCTTTG ATCCAAATCGATGCACGTTGTTAGACTGGGAGAAGCGCTTCAACATCATTTTGGGAATCTCTCGAGGCCTCGTCTATCTTCATCAAGATTCTCGGTTGAGAATTATACATAGAGATTTCAAAACTAGCAATATTCTGTTGGATGAAGAGATGAACCCCAAAATTTCAGACTTTGGAATGGCTAGGATTTTTGGGGGAAATCAAACTCAAGAAAATACTAATAGAGTGGTTGGAACATA TGGATATATGTCTCCTGAGTACGCTGCAGATGGGATTTTCTCTGTGAAATCTGATGTTTTCAGCTTTGGAATTGTACTACTCGAAATCATCAGTGGGAAGAAGAACGCGGGCTTTTATAACTATGAGCACTCTTTGAGCCTAAGTGGACAT GCATGGCGATTGTGGATGGAACAAAAAGCACTGGATTTGGTGGATCCATCACTAAGCGAGACATATAATTCATGCACTGCTGTGAAGTGCATCAATGTAGGGCTTTTGTGCGTGCAAGAAAATGCAGCAGACCGACCAACCATGGCTTCCATTATCACGATGCTTGATAGTGAAACTGCAAGTCTTCCAACACCCAAACAACCTGCTTTCTACATAAGAAGTGCCCACACTACAAATTCTTCTAATGGGCCGCCGAATTGTTCCAAGAATGAGGTGACAAATTCCACAGTAGAAGGTAGATAA
- the LOC131239795 gene encoding G-type lectin S-receptor-like serine/threonine-protein kinase B120 isoform X2, with protein MTSIILFFSFLPCICLLATASTNSITPTQPLTDGQILYSPNNYFQLKFFNPLDTKNRYVGIWCCPNDSLTNRFVWVANREKPLTDFGGVFAIQNGGGLVVLDGMKKAVWSSNTSYVMNNSSVAELLDSGNLVLREVNSVRVIWQSFDHLSDTLISGMKVGINLKTGETWTLRSWRNDRDPAPGSFTFGIDPQSLNQFFIWRRSILYWRGIFWNGTAFSSPPLNSFNYKIISSEDEVYFTILSPTDIDLYSFLVMKPEGIFEYSEIYSGGASISSTYLREDQCRVSGGGCGMFSSCNENGMPPCKCLPGFEPSLPRNWSSGDWTAGCRRRTPVPCRDLSEFILLKRVKLTPADYNEHMLALCGPPWVLHGCYSAYAFKNRSSDGDGDTCYYWSEGNLRGIIENDDEEEGSEWWDLYLGLTSSEFGELSRTGRECGNCGTNIIPYPLSTGPGCGDPKYSSIRCDTDTGQLRFQALDGFSYEISRFNPESKKLVIQPEGIDLCWANSSKRSDIHLNSSLPFYVTKNNTILLLNCSTSKHLPPLNCSSSSQCRRYIEDGRAPCFDPQRCCSYTVGDFPWKFHTIGVSSTGCSAYASIFNWDDQDLQHKSYEGIEIGWRDPPEPVCYSVNECWAWPNSTCLPDKAEVGRKRCFCNANFRWDGSLMRCMLDGGGNMQTTNSSNKKGALPHPSHNKAELPLIVTVTVVIGILTLRPLIYCWWKMKDMVKGKRKNRLNGPMHQLGTHVPSANGFLDVPKKSNGLDVPLIDFESIQAATDNFSESNILGRGGFGTVYHGKLPAGEEIAVKRLSKFSGQGLLEFKNEVMLIAKLQHRNLVRLLGYCIEGDEKLLIYEYMLNKSLDFFLFDPNRCTLLDWEKRFNIILGISRGLVYLHQDSRLRIIHRDFKTSNILLDEEMNPKISDFGMARIFGGNQTQENTNRVVGTYGYMSPEYAADGIFSVKSDVFSFGIVLLEIISGKKNAGFYNYEHSLSLSGHAWRLWMEQKALDLVDPSLSETYNSCTAVKCINVGLLCVQENAADRPTMASIITMLDSETASLPTPKQPAFYIRSAHTTNSSNGPPNCSKNEVTNSTVEGR; from the exons ATGACAAGTAttattctcttcttctcctttctaccCTGTATTTGCTTGCTTGCTACAGCTTCAACAAACTCTATAACTCCAACCCAACCACTTACAGACGGACAAATACTTTATTCACCCAACAATTATTTCCAACTCAAATTTTTCAATCCCTTGGATACCAAAAATCGCTATGTAGGGATATGGTGTTGCCCAAACGACTCATTAACGAACAGATTCGTCTGGGTCGCGAACAGAGAGAAGCCGCTTACAGATTTCGGGGGAGTTTTTGCCATCCAAAATGGCGGAGGTCTGGTTGTTCTGGATGGGATGAAGAAAGCAGTCTGGTCGTCAAACACTTCATATGTGATGAATAATTCTTCAGTTGCAGAGCTGTTGGATTCTGGAAATCTTGTGTTGAGAGAAGTGAATTCAGTAAGAGTCATTTGGCAGAGCTTCGATCATCTGTCCGATACACTTATCTCAGGGATGAAGGTCGGAATCAACCTGAAAACAGGAGAAACGTGGACGCTGAGATCGTGGAGAAATGATAGGGATCCAGCACCCGGTAGCTTTACATTTGGGATCGATCCTCAATCACTAAATCAGTTCTTCATATGGCGGAGATCCATTCTATACTGGAGAGGCATCTTCTGGAACGGGACTGCATTTAGTTCGCCTCCGTTGAATTCTTTCAACTACAAAATCATCAGCAGTGAAGATGAGGTCTATTTTACTATCCTCTCTCCTACTGATATTGATTTATATAGCTTTCTGGTGATGAAACCAGAGGGTATTTTTGAATATTCCGAAATATACAGTGGAGGAGCGTCCATTTCTTCCACGTATTTACGAGAGGATCAGTGTAGAGTTTCTGGTGGTGGCTGCGGAATGTTTAGTAGCTGCAACGAAAATGGTATGCCACCATGCAAGTGCTTGCCAGGGTTTGAGCCCTCATTACCTCGCAACTGGAGCTCTGGAGACTGGACAGCTGGGTGCAGAAGGAGGACTCCAGTGCCATGCCGTGATCTGAGTGAGTTCATACTTTTGAAAAGGGTGAAACTCACTCCTGCAGATTATAATGAACATATGTTAGCTTTATGCGGACCGCCTTGGGTACTTCATGGCTGCTACAGTGCATATGCCTTCAAAAATAGGAGCAGCGATGGTGATGGTGATACTTGTTACTACTGGTCTGAAGGCAATTTGAGGGGAATTATAGAGAATGATGACGAAGAAGAAGGATCGGAGTGGTGGGACCTATACTTAGGGCTTACATCTTCTGAGTTTGGTG AGCTTAGTAGGACTGGGAGAGAATGCGGAAACTGCGGCACCAACATCATTCCTTACCCTTTAAGCACTGGACCCGGTTGTGGTGATCCAAAATATAGTAGCATTCGCTGTGACACCGACACCGGTCAACTTCGCTTCCAAGCACTCGATGGCTTTTCTTATGAAATTAGCAGATTCAACCCTGAAAGTAAGAAGTTGGTGATCCAACCAGAAGGCATCGATCTTTGTTGGGCAAACAGTTCGAAAAGAAGTGATATACATCTGAATAGTAGCCTACCATTTTATGTGACCAAAAACAACACTATTCTTTTGCTAAATTGTTCAACTTCCAAACACTTACCACCTTTGAATTGCAGCTCTTCTAGTCAGTGCCGTAGGTACATAGAGGATGGCAGAGCACCCTGTTTTGATCCACAGAGGTGTTGTAGTTATACTGTTGGGGATTTTCCATGGAAATTTCACACAATTGGAGTTTCAAGTACTGGGTGCAGTGCTTATGCAAGCATTTTTAATTGGGATGACCAAGACCTACAGCATAAAAGTTACGAGGGAATTGAAATTGGCTGGAGAGATCCACCAGAACCAGTGTGTTATTCAGTAAACGAGTGCTGGGCTTGGCCAAACTCAACGTGCTTGCCTGATAAGGCAGAAGTTGGAAGGAAAAGGTGCTTCTGCAATGCAAACTTCCGGTGGGATGGATCACTGATGAGGTGCATGCTTG ATGGTGGTGGTAATATGCAAACAACAAATTCATCCAA TAAGAAGGGAGCATTGCCGCATCCATCCCATAACAAGGCAGAATTGCCACTAATTGTCACGGTAACTGTTGTCATTGGAATTCTTACATTGAGACCATTAATCTATTGTTGGTGGAAGATGAAGGACATGGTAAAAG GAAAGCGGAAGAACAGGCTGAATGGACCCATGCATCAATTAGGCACACACGTTCCAAGTGCCAATGGGTTTCTAGATGTACCTAAGAAGAGCAATGGCCTTGATGTACCACTTATAGATTTTGAAAGCATACAAGCAGCTACAGACAACTTCTCGGAATCAAATATACTTGGAAGAGGGGGTTTTGGAACTGTGTACCAT GGTAAGCTGCCCGCGGGAGAAGAAATAGCAGTGAAAAGACTTTCAAAGTTTTCTGGGCAAGGCCTATTGGAGTTCAAGAATGAGGTTATGTTAATTGCGAAACTTCAGCATAGAAATCTCGTTAGGCTCTTGGGTTATTGCATTGAGGGAGATGAAAAACTGCTCATCTATGAGTACATGCTGAACAAAAGCTTGGACTTCTTTCTCTTTG ATCCAAATCGATGCACGTTGTTAGACTGGGAGAAGCGCTTCAACATCATTTTGGGAATCTCTCGAGGCCTCGTCTATCTTCATCAAGATTCTCGGTTGAGAATTATACATAGAGATTTCAAAACTAGCAATATTCTGTTGGATGAAGAGATGAACCCCAAAATTTCAGACTTTGGAATGGCTAGGATTTTTGGGGGAAATCAAACTCAAGAAAATACTAATAGAGTGGTTGGAACATA TGGATATATGTCTCCTGAGTACGCTGCAGATGGGATTTTCTCTGTGAAATCTGATGTTTTCAGCTTTGGAATTGTACTACTCGAAATCATCAGTGGGAAGAAGAACGCGGGCTTTTATAACTATGAGCACTCTTTGAGCCTAAGTGGACAT GCATGGCGATTGTGGATGGAACAAAAAGCACTGGATTTGGTGGATCCATCACTAAGCGAGACATATAATTCATGCACTGCTGTGAAGTGCATCAATGTAGGGCTTTTGTGCGTGCAAGAAAATGCAGCAGACCGACCAACCATGGCTTCCATTATCACGATGCTTGATAGTGAAACTGCAAGTCTTCCAACACCCAAACAACCTGCTTTCTACATAAGAAGTGCCCACACTACAAATTCTTCTAATGGGCCGCCGAATTGTTCCAAGAATGAGGTGACAAATTCCACAGTAGAAGGTAGATAA
- the LOC131239795 gene encoding G-type lectin S-receptor-like serine/threonine-protein kinase B120 isoform X1, whose product MTSIILFFSFLPCICLLATASTNSITPTQPLTDGQILYSPNNYFQLKFFNPLDTKNRYVGIWCCPNDSLTNRFVWVANREKPLTDFGGVFAIQNGGGLVVLDGMKKAVWSSNTSYVMNNSSVAELLDSGNLVLREVNSVRVIWQSFDHLSDTLISGMKVGINLKTGETWTLRSWRNDRDPAPGSFTFGIDPQSLNQFFIWRRSILYWRGIFWNGTAFSSPPLNSFNYKIISSEDEVYFTILSPTDIDLYSFLVMKPEGIFEYSEIYSGGASISSTYLREDQCRVSGGGCGMFSSCNENGMPPCKCLPGFEPSLPRNWSSGDWTAGCRRRTPVPCRDLSEFILLKRVKLTPADYNEHMLALCGPPWVLHGCYSAYAFKNRSSDGDGDTCYYWSEGNLRGIIENDDEEEGSEWWDLYLGLTSSEFGELSRTGRECGNCGTNIIPYPLSTGPGCGDPKYSSIRCDTDTGQLRFQALDGFSYEISRFNPESKKLVIQPEGIDLCWANSSKRSDIHLNSSLPFYVTKNNTILLLNCSTSKHLPPLNCSSSSQCRRYIEDGRAPCFDPQRCCSYTVGDFPWKFHTIGVSSTGCSAYASIFNWDDQDLQHKSYEGIEIGWRDPPEPVCYSVNECWAWPNSTCLPDKAEVGRKRCFCNANFRWDGSLMRCMLDGGGNMQTTNSSNKKGALPQSVNKKGALPHPSHNKAELPLIVTVTVVIGILTLRPLIYCWWKMKDMVKGKRKNRLNGPMHQLGTHVPSANGFLDVPKKSNGLDVPLIDFESIQAATDNFSESNILGRGGFGTVYHGKLPAGEEIAVKRLSKFSGQGLLEFKNEVMLIAKLQHRNLVRLLGYCIEGDEKLLIYEYMLNKSLDFFLFDPNRCTLLDWEKRFNIILGISRGLVYLHQDSRLRIIHRDFKTSNILLDEEMNPKISDFGMARIFGGNQTQENTNRVVGTYGYMSPEYAADGIFSVKSDVFSFGIVLLEIISGKKNAGFYNYEHSLSLSGHAWRLWMEQKALDLVDPSLSETYNSCTAVKCINVGLLCVQENAADRPTMASIITMLDSETASLPTPKQPAFYIRSAHTTNSSNGPPNCSKNEVTNSTVEGR is encoded by the exons ATGACAAGTAttattctcttcttctcctttctaccCTGTATTTGCTTGCTTGCTACAGCTTCAACAAACTCTATAACTCCAACCCAACCACTTACAGACGGACAAATACTTTATTCACCCAACAATTATTTCCAACTCAAATTTTTCAATCCCTTGGATACCAAAAATCGCTATGTAGGGATATGGTGTTGCCCAAACGACTCATTAACGAACAGATTCGTCTGGGTCGCGAACAGAGAGAAGCCGCTTACAGATTTCGGGGGAGTTTTTGCCATCCAAAATGGCGGAGGTCTGGTTGTTCTGGATGGGATGAAGAAAGCAGTCTGGTCGTCAAACACTTCATATGTGATGAATAATTCTTCAGTTGCAGAGCTGTTGGATTCTGGAAATCTTGTGTTGAGAGAAGTGAATTCAGTAAGAGTCATTTGGCAGAGCTTCGATCATCTGTCCGATACACTTATCTCAGGGATGAAGGTCGGAATCAACCTGAAAACAGGAGAAACGTGGACGCTGAGATCGTGGAGAAATGATAGGGATCCAGCACCCGGTAGCTTTACATTTGGGATCGATCCTCAATCACTAAATCAGTTCTTCATATGGCGGAGATCCATTCTATACTGGAGAGGCATCTTCTGGAACGGGACTGCATTTAGTTCGCCTCCGTTGAATTCTTTCAACTACAAAATCATCAGCAGTGAAGATGAGGTCTATTTTACTATCCTCTCTCCTACTGATATTGATTTATATAGCTTTCTGGTGATGAAACCAGAGGGTATTTTTGAATATTCCGAAATATACAGTGGAGGAGCGTCCATTTCTTCCACGTATTTACGAGAGGATCAGTGTAGAGTTTCTGGTGGTGGCTGCGGAATGTTTAGTAGCTGCAACGAAAATGGTATGCCACCATGCAAGTGCTTGCCAGGGTTTGAGCCCTCATTACCTCGCAACTGGAGCTCTGGAGACTGGACAGCTGGGTGCAGAAGGAGGACTCCAGTGCCATGCCGTGATCTGAGTGAGTTCATACTTTTGAAAAGGGTGAAACTCACTCCTGCAGATTATAATGAACATATGTTAGCTTTATGCGGACCGCCTTGGGTACTTCATGGCTGCTACAGTGCATATGCCTTCAAAAATAGGAGCAGCGATGGTGATGGTGATACTTGTTACTACTGGTCTGAAGGCAATTTGAGGGGAATTATAGAGAATGATGACGAAGAAGAAGGATCGGAGTGGTGGGACCTATACTTAGGGCTTACATCTTCTGAGTTTGGTG AGCTTAGTAGGACTGGGAGAGAATGCGGAAACTGCGGCACCAACATCATTCCTTACCCTTTAAGCACTGGACCCGGTTGTGGTGATCCAAAATATAGTAGCATTCGCTGTGACACCGACACCGGTCAACTTCGCTTCCAAGCACTCGATGGCTTTTCTTATGAAATTAGCAGATTCAACCCTGAAAGTAAGAAGTTGGTGATCCAACCAGAAGGCATCGATCTTTGTTGGGCAAACAGTTCGAAAAGAAGTGATATACATCTGAATAGTAGCCTACCATTTTATGTGACCAAAAACAACACTATTCTTTTGCTAAATTGTTCAACTTCCAAACACTTACCACCTTTGAATTGCAGCTCTTCTAGTCAGTGCCGTAGGTACATAGAGGATGGCAGAGCACCCTGTTTTGATCCACAGAGGTGTTGTAGTTATACTGTTGGGGATTTTCCATGGAAATTTCACACAATTGGAGTTTCAAGTACTGGGTGCAGTGCTTATGCAAGCATTTTTAATTGGGATGACCAAGACCTACAGCATAAAAGTTACGAGGGAATTGAAATTGGCTGGAGAGATCCACCAGAACCAGTGTGTTATTCAGTAAACGAGTGCTGGGCTTGGCCAAACTCAACGTGCTTGCCTGATAAGGCAGAAGTTGGAAGGAAAAGGTGCTTCTGCAATGCAAACTTCCGGTGGGATGGATCACTGATGAGGTGCATGCTTG ATGGTGGTGGTAATATGCAAACAACAAATTCATCCAACAAGAAGGGAGCATTGCCGCAGTCAGTCAATAAGAAGGGAGCATTGCCGCATCCATCCCATAACAAGGCAGAATTGCCACTAATTGTCACGGTAACTGTTGTCATTGGAATTCTTACATTGAGACCATTAATCTATTGTTGGTGGAAGATGAAGGACATGGTAAAAG GAAAGCGGAAGAACAGGCTGAATGGACCCATGCATCAATTAGGCACACACGTTCCAAGTGCCAATGGGTTTCTAGATGTACCTAAGAAGAGCAATGGCCTTGATGTACCACTTATAGATTTTGAAAGCATACAAGCAGCTACAGACAACTTCTCGGAATCAAATATACTTGGAAGAGGGGGTTTTGGAACTGTGTACCAT GGTAAGCTGCCCGCGGGAGAAGAAATAGCAGTGAAAAGACTTTCAAAGTTTTCTGGGCAAGGCCTATTGGAGTTCAAGAATGAGGTTATGTTAATTGCGAAACTTCAGCATAGAAATCTCGTTAGGCTCTTGGGTTATTGCATTGAGGGAGATGAAAAACTGCTCATCTATGAGTACATGCTGAACAAAAGCTTGGACTTCTTTCTCTTTG ATCCAAATCGATGCACGTTGTTAGACTGGGAGAAGCGCTTCAACATCATTTTGGGAATCTCTCGAGGCCTCGTCTATCTTCATCAAGATTCTCGGTTGAGAATTATACATAGAGATTTCAAAACTAGCAATATTCTGTTGGATGAAGAGATGAACCCCAAAATTTCAGACTTTGGAATGGCTAGGATTTTTGGGGGAAATCAAACTCAAGAAAATACTAATAGAGTGGTTGGAACATA TGGATATATGTCTCCTGAGTACGCTGCAGATGGGATTTTCTCTGTGAAATCTGATGTTTTCAGCTTTGGAATTGTACTACTCGAAATCATCAGTGGGAAGAAGAACGCGGGCTTTTATAACTATGAGCACTCTTTGAGCCTAAGTGGACAT GCATGGCGATTGTGGATGGAACAAAAAGCACTGGATTTGGTGGATCCATCACTAAGCGAGACATATAATTCATGCACTGCTGTGAAGTGCATCAATGTAGGGCTTTTGTGCGTGCAAGAAAATGCAGCAGACCGACCAACCATGGCTTCCATTATCACGATGCTTGATAGTGAAACTGCAAGTCTTCCAACACCCAAACAACCTGCTTTCTACATAAGAAGTGCCCACACTACAAATTCTTCTAATGGGCCGCCGAATTGTTCCAAGAATGAGGTGACAAATTCCACAGTAGAAGGTAGATAA